In one Juglans regia cultivar Chandler chromosome 11, Walnut 2.0, whole genome shotgun sequence genomic region, the following are encoded:
- the LOC108992237 gene encoding 40S ribosomal protein S11-like — protein MAEQTEKAFLKQPKVFLCSKKSGKGKRPGKGGNRFWKSIGLGFKTPREAIEGTYIDKKCPFVGNVSIRGRILAGTCHSAKMMRTIIVRRNYLHFVKKYQRYEKRHSNIAAHISPCFRVKEGDYVTIGQCRPLSKTVRFNVLKVIPAGSSGGGKKAFTGI, from the exons ATGGCGGAACAG ACGGAGAAGGCATTCTTGAAGCAACCCAAGGTGTTCCTTTG CTCGAAGAAGTCGGGAAAAGGGAAAAGGCCCGGAAAAGGAGGGAACCGTTTCTGGAAGAGTATCGGCTTGGGGTTTAAGACTCCTAGAGAGGCTATCGAAG GTACATATATCGATAAGAAATGCCCATTCGTTGGAAATGTTTCCATTAGGGGTCGTATCCTTGCTGGTACTTGCCACAGCGCGAAAATGATGAGAACCATCATTGTTCGGCGCAATTATCTACATTTTGTTAAGAAATACCAAAG ATATGAGAAGAGACATTCAAACATCGCAGCACATATATCCCCATGTTTCCGTGTGAAAGAGGGAGACTATGTCACAATTGGGCAGTGCAG GCCTCTGTCAAAGACAGTGAGGTTTAATGTCTTGAAGGTGATTCCAGCTGGTTCTTCCGGAGGTGGTAAGAAGGCATTCACTGGTATATGA